A genomic region of Candidatus Anaeroferrophillus wilburensis contains the following coding sequences:
- a CDS encoding YihY/virulence factor BrkB family protein, whose protein sequence is MKSHQKHGAPLFGRNYVELLSTRIWEEPRGSFVRQNIVRLFRIVLIVLRELRKDAITLRAGALTFTVVLSLVPILALGTAVLKGLGAGNQMREAAYHFIDQVADQPPPSQRPAIEPGTGGDIQAGSEKVDARDDSPADQQKTAGEKDFAGHLRSAVDQMFAYVDRTNFATLGAIGILFLVISVIMVIGSIEEAMNVIWQVPKGRPLGRRILDYLALMILFPISINLGLGASAALHNQALLSRLEGILPAALIGLLTFRLLPFIILAGTFTLLYQFLPHAKIRFRPALVGGVGGAGGLLLAQKLYLHLQIGVARYNAIYGSFATVPLFLLWIYLGWVVFLAGAEIAFAVQVWRHYLPAEQQFSPTKHLALSLDVLLLALEDFKDRQVCTCHSLGQRLHESAATIRTVTNDLLAAGLLRRVDGNNDSMVPAGPAESMKPADIIVDLWGLQSGQSAGSRITETMMAAIRASCSHLTLKKLADQEQNNSGGGTGDQEEVGIDT, encoded by the coding sequence ATGAAATCACACCAAAAGCATGGGGCGCCACTATTCGGGCGCAATTATGTAGAGCTTCTCAGCACCCGCATCTGGGAGGAACCCCGGGGTTCTTTTGTCCGGCAGAATATAGTTCGACTGTTCAGGATTGTGCTTATCGTCCTCCGTGAACTGCGAAAAGATGCGATCACCCTGCGGGCCGGCGCCTTGACCTTCACCGTCGTTTTATCACTGGTTCCCATACTGGCATTGGGAACCGCGGTCCTCAAGGGGCTTGGGGCCGGCAACCAGATGCGGGAGGCAGCCTACCATTTTATTGACCAGGTTGCCGATCAGCCACCTCCAAGTCAGCGCCCGGCAATCGAGCCCGGAACCGGCGGGGACATACAGGCGGGTAGTGAAAAAGTCGATGCCCGGGACGATTCGCCAGCGGACCAGCAAAAAACAGCCGGCGAAAAAGATTTTGCCGGCCATCTGCGTTCAGCGGTGGATCAGATGTTTGCCTATGTTGATCGGACAAACTTCGCCACCCTGGGGGCCATCGGGATTTTGTTTCTGGTGATCAGCGTTATCATGGTCATTGGCAGTATAGAAGAGGCCATGAACGTTATCTGGCAGGTTCCCAAGGGCCGTCCTCTGGGACGGCGGATACTGGATTACCTGGCCTTGATGATTCTCTTTCCCATCTCCATTAATCTCGGTCTAGGAGCCTCGGCAGCCTTGCACAACCAGGCATTGCTGAGCCGGCTGGAAGGCATTCTGCCGGCAGCCCTGATCGGCCTGCTGACCTTTCGACTACTGCCTTTTATCATCTTGGCCGGCACCTTTACCCTGCTCTACCAGTTTCTCCCCCACGCTAAAATCCGCTTCCGACCGGCTTTGGTTGGTGGCGTTGGAGGTGCCGGCGGCCTGTTGCTGGCCCAGAAGCTGTATCTGCATCTGCAAATCGGTGTTGCCCGCTACAACGCCATCTATGGCTCTTTTGCCACCGTCCCCCTCTTTCTCTTATGGATCTACCTGGGCTGGGTCGTTTTTCTGGCCGGCGCCGAAATCGCCTTCGCGGTCCAGGTCTGGCGCCATTACCTGCCGGCGGAACAGCAGTTCTCCCCCACAAAGCACTTGGCACTTTCCCTGGATGTTCTCCTGCTGGCCCTGGAAGATTTTAAAGACCGGCAGGTGTGCACCTGCCACAGCCTGGGGCAGCGACTCCATGAATCGGCGGCAACCATTCGGACCGTCACCAATGACCTGTTGGCCGCCGGCCTGCTTCGCCGGGTGGATGGCAACAACGACTCGATGGTACCGGCCGGCCCGGCAGAATCCATGAAACCGGCTGATATCATTGTTGATCTTTGGGGGCTACAGTCAGGCCAGAGCGCCGGCAGCCGGATAACGGAAACAATGATGGCCGCCATCCGGGCATCGTGTTCCCATCTGACTCTGAAAAAGCTTGCGGACCAGGAACAGAACAACAGCGGCGGCGGAACTGGAGATCAGGAGGAAGTGGGTATTGATACTTGA
- a CDS encoding ABC transporter ATP-binding protein, with amino-acid sequence MEKKRLPEVPSESAARRQFAELLRIKGLRCGYGRKTVLEDISFSLWSGFFCGLLGPNGSGKSTLINNLCRVFQPQAGEILLAGRNLMGIGRQELATQVAVVPQDTHISFPFTVREVIAMGRNPHIAGLFAKGYQEDDPVVVRVMAETGIDHLQDRPITQVSGGERQLVLLARALVQEPKLLLLDEPTSNLDIHHSVKILRLVEKKVKEEGLAVLAIFHDLNLASIFADYLFLLQKGRIAFQGETEDVMQREILEEVFATKLFVHTPPMIGRPQVSIPTSS; translated from the coding sequence ATGGAAAAAAAGCGTTTACCAGAAGTTCCATCTGAGTCAGCAGCCAGACGTCAGTTTGCCGAACTGCTGCGCATCAAAGGGTTGCGCTGCGGCTATGGCAGGAAGACGGTCCTTGAGGATATCAGTTTCAGCCTCTGGTCGGGATTCTTTTGTGGTCTGTTGGGGCCAAATGGTTCCGGCAAGTCAACTCTGATCAACAATCTCTGTCGGGTTTTTCAGCCGCAGGCCGGTGAAATTCTGCTTGCCGGCCGCAACCTGATGGGGATCGGCCGCCAGGAGCTGGCAACCCAGGTGGCTGTCGTTCCCCAAGATACTCATATCTCCTTTCCGTTCACCGTGCGTGAAGTCATCGCCATGGGTCGCAATCCCCATATTGCCGGTCTCTTTGCCAAAGGCTACCAGGAGGATGATCCGGTGGTGGTGCGGGTGATGGCTGAAACGGGCATTGATCATCTGCAGGATCGTCCCATTACCCAGGTCAGCGGTGGTGAACGGCAGCTCGTTCTGTTGGCCAGGGCCCTGGTTCAGGAGCCAAAACTGCTGCTGCTGGATGAACCGACGTCCAACCTTGATATCCATCATTCAGTGAAGATCCTGCGGCTGGTGGAGAAAAAGGTAAAAGAGGAGGGTTTGGCGGTGCTGGCAATTTTTCACGATTTGAATCTGGCCAGCATCTTTGCTGATTATCTTTTTCTGCTCCAAAAAGGCCGGATTGCGTTTCAGGGTGAAACCGAGGATGTTATGCAGCGGGAGATCCTTGAAGAGGTTTTTGCGACAAAACTTTTTGTCCACACACCGCCTATGATTGGTCGTCCTCAAGTATCAATACCCACTTCCTCCTGA
- a CDS encoding iron ABC transporter permease, with the protein MTKTATYFFLLLLLTVVIVMVSAAVGAAQLPLPAVVKSLLGGLPVVKNLVSGEAVPLSHHLIVWDVRLPRIMVALLVGASLGVAGAVFQGLLLNPLADPFTIGVSAGAAFGATVAMILRGILVGLPLLSSLGIVPCFAFVGALMSLLFVYAVARTEGSIMPESLILAGVIVASFLSALISFCKSIAGENLSSIVFWIMGSLSGRLWVHVTILLPYFVVCFVVMQANARHLNIIAMGDATAMQLGVDVQRVRRRLLLVASLLTAVAVSISGVIGFIGLVVPHINRLILGPNHRTLLPASALLGGVILILSDTLARTVAGANEIPVGVVTALLGAPFFCYIFKRKFKAH; encoded by the coding sequence ATGACAAAAACTGCCACCTATTTTTTTCTCCTGCTGTTGTTGACCGTCGTTATTGTCATGGTTTCGGCGGCTGTCGGGGCGGCCCAGCTGCCATTGCCGGCGGTGGTCAAAAGCCTGCTTGGCGGGTTGCCGGTTGTGAAAAACCTGGTAAGCGGCGAGGCGGTGCCGTTGAGTCATCATCTGATTGTCTGGGATGTACGTCTGCCCAGAATCATGGTGGCGTTGCTGGTGGGAGCTTCCCTGGGGGTCGCCGGCGCCGTGTTTCAGGGATTGCTGCTCAATCCGCTCGCCGACCCGTTCACGATCGGGGTGTCAGCCGGAGCGGCTTTCGGAGCTACGGTGGCGATGATCCTGAGGGGGATTCTTGTGGGCCTGCCCCTGTTGAGCAGCCTGGGCATCGTTCCCTGCTTTGCTTTTGTCGGCGCTCTCATGTCCCTGTTGTTTGTCTATGCCGTCGCCCGGACAGAAGGCAGCATTATGCCCGAAAGCCTGATTTTGGCCGGTGTCATTGTCGCCTCTTTTCTGTCGGCGTTGATTAGTTTCTGCAAAAGCATTGCCGGTGAAAACCTGTCATCCATTGTTTTCTGGATCATGGGCAGCCTCTCGGGGCGACTCTGGGTTCATGTCACCATTCTGCTGCCCTATTTTGTTGTCTGCTTTGTTGTCATGCAGGCCAATGCCCGCCATCTGAATATTATTGCCATGGGTGATGCCACGGCCATGCAATTGGGGGTTGATGTCCAGCGGGTCCGCCGCCGGCTGCTGCTGGTTGCCTCTCTGTTGACCGCAGTTGCTGTTTCGATCAGTGGCGTGATCGGTTTCATCGGCCTGGTGGTTCCCCACATCAATCGGCTGATTCTGGGGCCGAACCATCGAACCCTGCTGCCGGCATCGGCCCTTTTGGGCGGTGTCATCCTGATTCTTTCCGATACCCTGGCCCGCACCGTCGCCGGTGCCAATGAAATTCCCGTGGGGGTGGTAACCGCACTTCTCGGGGCACCTTTTTTCTGCTACATCTTCAAGCGGAAATTCAAAGCCCACTAG
- a CDS encoding cobyric acid synthase codes for MNKHFEKGKPAKLLMIQGTGSSVGKSILVAGLCRYFYRQGVAVAPFKAQNMALNSFITPEGHEMGRAQVVQAEACGLPPHVDMNPVLIKPNSDVGAQVIIHGAVHGTMSALAYHQYKAKAWEAVKASFTRLQSRYELIIIEGAGSPAEINLRDNDIVNMGLATSVRAPVLLVGDIDKGGVFASLVGTMELLAPAERSLVRGFVVNKFRGDQRLLQSGLDMIAARCGVPFVGVVPFFRDIYLPEEDGVAVEGYGRTAVGADDGRLAIGVVKLPHIANFTDFDPLLHEPDVRLDYLMVDDVLEDYDLIILPGSKNTIDDLMVLQQAGLAERLRTFAARGGAIIGICGGYQMLGRRISDPHQVETTRGQVAGFGLLPVDTELAGEKVTVQSRGQLSIPLFSLPPGLPVAGYEIHMGRTTLHEATTPLLEIKKSGRLEEHYDGAITADGMIWGTYLHGIFDNDLFRSGFLQGLRKHRHGVDRPAAAGDSFAVRKEQGLDQLADLLIRSLDLAAIESIIADGVTSQPPVMK; via the coding sequence ATGAATAAGCATTTCGAAAAGGGGAAACCGGCCAAGCTGCTGATGATCCAGGGAACTGGTTCCAGCGTTGGTAAAAGCATCCTGGTGGCCGGCCTATGCCGCTATTTTTATCGTCAGGGCGTGGCGGTGGCGCCGTTCAAGGCCCAGAATATGGCCCTGAATTCCTTCATCACCCCTGAAGGACACGAAATGGGTCGGGCCCAGGTGGTGCAGGCGGAAGCCTGCGGCTTGCCGCCCCATGTTGATATGAATCCGGTGCTGATCAAGCCAAACAGCGATGTGGGTGCCCAGGTGATCATCCATGGCGCTGTCCATGGGACGATGTCGGCGCTTGCCTACCATCAGTACAAAGCCAAAGCCTGGGAAGCGGTGAAGGCCAGCTTTACCCGCTTGCAGAGTCGCTATGAGCTGATTATCATTGAGGGCGCCGGCAGCCCGGCTGAGATAAATCTGCGGGATAACGATATTGTTAATATGGGGTTGGCAACCAGCGTCAGGGCTCCGGTTTTACTGGTTGGTGATATCGATAAGGGGGGAGTCTTTGCCTCCCTGGTGGGCACCATGGAGCTGTTGGCGCCAGCCGAACGGTCGTTGGTCAGGGGTTTTGTGGTTAATAAATTTCGTGGAGACCAGCGCCTGCTGCAGTCTGGGCTGGATATGATTGCGGCCCGCTGCGGCGTTCCCTTTGTCGGAGTGGTCCCCTTCTTTCGTGACATCTACCTGCCCGAGGAGGATGGGGTTGCCGTTGAAGGCTATGGCAGAACAGCGGTAGGTGCTGACGATGGGCGGCTTGCCATCGGGGTTGTCAAGCTGCCTCATATCGCCAATTTCACCGATTTTGATCCGTTGCTCCACGAGCCGGATGTTCGACTTGACTATCTGATGGTCGATGATGTCCTGGAAGACTATGATCTGATAATTCTGCCGGGCAGCAAAAACACCATTGATGACTTGATGGTGTTGCAGCAGGCCGGTTTGGCAGAGCGGCTGCGGACTTTTGCCGCCCGGGGAGGGGCTATTATCGGTATCTGTGGCGGCTACCAGATGCTGGGCCGACGCATCTCTGATCCCCATCAGGTTGAAACCACTAGAGGTCAGGTGGCCGGGTTCGGGTTGCTGCCGGTGGATACCGAACTGGCCGGGGAAAAGGTGACGGTGCAAAGCCGCGGTCAGCTGTCGATCCCGCTGTTTTCCCTGCCCCCCGGGTTGCCGGTTGCCGGCTATGAAATTCATATGGGAAGAACAACCCTGCATGAGGCGACGACGCCATTGTTGGAGATTAAAAAAAGCGGCCGCCTGGAGGAGCATTACGACGGGGCAATAACTGCCGATGGCATGATCTGGGGGACCTATCTTCACGGCATTTTTGATAATGATCTTTTTCGCTCCGGTTTTCTGCAGGGTCTCCGGAAGCATCGCCATGGAGTGGACCGGCCGGCAGCGGCAGGTGATTCCTTTGCCGTCCGGAAAGAGCAGGGCCTGGACCAGCTGGCTGACCTGCTGATCCGCTCACTGGACTTGGCAGCTATCGAAAGCATTATCGCCGATGGGGTAACCTCGCAACCACCTGTTATGAAATGA
- a CDS encoding cobalamin-binding protein, producing the protein MLCSCFLLLVSSVGTAAVLDELGNQVDVPGEPQRIISLVPSLAEILFALDLDERIVGVTEFATYPPAAREKPRVGSFFSLNLEKILSLQPDLVVASLEGRQEKIIASLKRFGIPVYRVNPRNLEGIYQSISNLGEITGTLPRAQQVILAMKQRVGEVERLVARLPKQRVFYQVGVDPIVSVNGETFAADLISRAGGILVTRDNPVLYPRYSVERVLADNPQVIIISSMSPTTNYRRFAGTWKKWRSIEAVRLNRVYVIEADLVDRPSPRIVSGLEKIARLLHPDAHW; encoded by the coding sequence GTGCTGTGCAGCTGTTTTCTGCTGCTGGTTTCATCAGTCGGGACTGCTGCTGTTCTCGATGAACTGGGCAATCAGGTGGATGTCCCCGGCGAACCGCAGCGGATTATCTCGCTGGTTCCCAGCCTGGCGGAAATTCTCTTTGCCCTTGATCTTGACGAGCGGATCGTCGGGGTAACCGAGTTTGCCACCTATCCGCCGGCCGCTAGGGAAAAACCCCGGGTCGGCAGCTTTTTCAGCCTGAATCTGGAAAAGATCCTTTCCCTGCAGCCCGATCTGGTGGTTGCCAGTCTTGAGGGCCGCCAGGAAAAAATCATTGCCTCCCTCAAGAGGTTTGGTATCCCCGTATATCGGGTAAACCCCCGAAACCTCGAGGGGATTTATCAGAGTATCAGCAATCTTGGTGAAATAACCGGCACCCTGCCCCGGGCCCAGCAGGTTATCCTGGCCATGAAGCAACGGGTCGGTGAGGTGGAACGGCTGGTTGCCCGTCTGCCGAAACAGCGGGTTTTTTACCAGGTGGGGGTGGATCCCATTGTTTCAGTCAACGGCGAAACCTTTGCCGCCGATCTGATTAGCCGGGCCGGGGGGATTCTGGTGACCAGGGATAATCCGGTTCTCTACCCCCGCTATTCCGTCGAACGGGTTCTGGCTGACAATCCCCAGGTGATTATTATCTCTTCCATGTCCCCCACCACCAATTATCGCCGTTTTGCCGGAACCTGGAAAAAGTGGCGTTCCATTGAGGCGGTGCGCCTCAACCGGGTGTATGTTATCGAGGCTGATCTGGTTGATCGGCCCTCGCCGCGCATTGTTTCAGGACTTGAAAAAATTGCCCGCCTTCTTCACCCTGACGCCCACTGGTGA
- the cobO gene encoding cob(I)yrinic acid a,c-diamide adenosyltransferase, producing MGKEKRKGLIVVNTGHGKGKTTAALGTAFRAAGHGFHIIVIQFIKGSWKYGELEAAKKFDNLTITPMGTGFLKLGAAEPEAADCDLAEHIWQKCEEAIFSGAYDLVICDEVNYALAYKLLPVERVVATLKKKPAYLHVILTGRDAPPEIIELADLVTEMKEIKHPYQEGITAQRGIEF from the coding sequence ATGGGTAAGGAAAAACGCAAAGGCCTAATCGTTGTCAATACCGGCCATGGCAAGGGCAAAACGACTGCCGCACTGGGAACGGCGTTTCGTGCCGCCGGCCATGGTTTTCATATCATCGTCATCCAGTTTATCAAGGGCTCGTGGAAATATGGTGAGTTGGAGGCGGCAAAAAAGTTTGACAACCTGACTATTACGCCCATGGGGACCGGATTTCTCAAGCTTGGGGCGGCCGAGCCGGAAGCGGCGGACTGTGACCTGGCCGAACATATCTGGCAGAAATGTGAAGAGGCGATCTTTTCCGGAGCCTACGACCTGGTTATTTGTGATGAAGTCAATTATGCTCTTGCCTATAAGCTGCTGCCGGTTGAGCGGGTGGTGGCAACTTTGAAAAAGAAACCTGCCTATCTCCATGTTATTCTTACCGGCCGTGATGCCCCGCCGGAAATTATCGAGCTGGCTGATCTTGTTACTGAAATGAAAGAGATCAAACATCCATATCAGGAGGGGATAACCGCCCAGCGCGGGATAGAATTCTGA
- the hemW gene encoding radical SAM family heme chaperone HemW yields MFPENNSRALPASGFSLYLHIPFCLSRCGYCSFTSSVIDPVPEGAYLQAVLNELAAGAACWSGRPIKSIYVGGGTPSLLSPAFYEGFFARLFSRFTVVEGAEITLEANPATLTREKIKAYLAVGINRFSLGLQTFTDQGLKLLGRCHTVADGLQAVAELQHCGVDNLSLDLIYAYPGQTIDALHGDLEQISSLGAAHIAAYCLSIEPETPLGQAVAAGTVVPVGLDLQAGFMEEVNTVLDRRGYRRYEISNYARTGFASRHNQAYWNLDDYWGLGAGAWSSRRVKRDVQCWAVRTMYGLEVVAYMTAFRKPLPAGDDSAPAAIDCISYESSFAERIIMGLRLIKGVDLEEVAAEYDYMLVADLLQRLQPLIEVGLLKAADHRLRLTGRGLLLADEIALEVLA; encoded by the coding sequence GTGTTTCCGGAGAACAATAGCCGCGCGTTGCCCGCTTCCGGTTTTTCACTCTATCTGCATATCCCTTTCTGCCTTTCCCGGTGCGGATACTGTTCGTTTACCTCCTCTGTTATTGATCCGGTGCCGGAAGGTGCCTATCTCCAGGCGGTTCTCAATGAGCTGGCTGCCGGGGCCGCCTGCTGGTCCGGTCGGCCCATCAAGAGCATCTATGTGGGGGGCGGTACCCCCAGCCTCCTTTCTCCGGCGTTTTACGAAGGCTTTTTTGCCCGTCTTTTTTCCCGGTTCACTGTTGTTGAAGGGGCCGAAATAACCCTTGAGGCAAATCCGGCAACCCTCACCAGAGAAAAAATCAAGGCTTATCTGGCCGTCGGCATCAACCGCTTCAGTTTGGGGCTGCAAACCTTTACCGATCAGGGTCTGAAGCTTCTCGGTCGTTGTCATACTGTTGCTGATGGCCTGCAGGCGGTGGCCGAACTGCAGCACTGCGGAGTTGACAATCTGAGTCTTGATCTGATCTACGCATATCCGGGACAGACCATCGACGCTCTTCACGGTGATCTTGAGCAGATCAGTAGCTTGGGTGCAGCCCATATCGCTGCTTACTGTCTGAGCATCGAGCCGGAAACACCACTGGGGCAGGCAGTTGCCGCGGGAACCGTTGTGCCGGTGGGCCTGGATCTGCAGGCCGGGTTCATGGAGGAGGTGAACACGGTTCTTGATCGGCGGGGTTATCGTCGGTATGAAATTTCGAACTATGCCCGCACAGGGTTTGCCTCGCGCCATAATCAAGCCTACTGGAATTTGGATGATTACTGGGGCCTGGGGGCTGGTGCCTGGTCGTCACGGCGGGTGAAACGGGATGTGCAATGCTGGGCAGTCCGCACTATGTATGGCCTGGAGGTGGTGGCATATATGACTGCTTTCAGGAAACCGCTGCCGGCGGGAGACGATAGTGCCCCGGCAGCAATCGATTGCATTTCCTATGAAAGTTCGTTTGCCGAGCGGATCATCATGGGGCTGCGGCTCATCAAGGGAGTTGATCTGGAAGAGGTTGCCGCTGAGTATGATTACATGCTGGTGGCAGACCTCCTGCAAAGGCTGCAGCCGCTGATCGAGGTCGGGCTGCTGAAAGCTGCCGATCATCGACTGCGCTTGACAGGACGCGGTCTGCTGCTTGCCGATGAAATTGCCCTTGAGGTTCTTGCCTGA
- a CDS encoding IclR family transcriptional regulator gives MIKREKSNYTIQAVAHALSLLEEFSGDVDELGVTELSKRLKLHKNNVFRLLATLEEKGYIEQNRVTENYRLGIKSLELGQTFIKQMGVLRQAHPIMERLCEDLQENAYVGVIRGSNVVYLDVVESNQAVRVVSRVGSQLPVWCSAIGKAQIAYLNLGELDKILPSVKEWECCTENSVKNKDDLLLELEQVRVQGYAVDDEEYDLDVKCVGAPIRDYTKRVVAGISVSGPSFRLTEERIINDIAPAVKKSAADISRRLGYEVALSVSGEQ, from the coding sequence ATGATTAAAAGGGAAAAATCGAATTATACCATACAGGCGGTTGCCCATGCCCTGTCACTGCTGGAAGAGTTCAGTGGTGACGTTGATGAACTGGGTGTTACCGAGCTCAGCAAGCGGTTGAAACTCCATAAGAATAATGTCTTTCGCTTGCTGGCAACGCTGGAGGAAAAGGGCTATATAGAACAGAACCGGGTGACGGAGAACTACCGACTGGGGATAAAAAGTCTGGAGCTGGGGCAGACCTTTATCAAGCAGATGGGGGTTTTGCGTCAGGCGCACCCGATTATGGAGCGTTTATGTGAAGATCTGCAGGAAAATGCGTATGTCGGGGTCATCCGCGGCAGCAATGTTGTCTATCTCGACGTGGTGGAGTCGAATCAGGCGGTCCGGGTGGTGTCCCGGGTCGGCTCCCAGCTGCCGGTCTGGTGTTCAGCCATCGGCAAAGCCCAGATTGCCTATCTCAACCTGGGGGAATTGGATAAGATTCTGCCGTCTGTCAAGGAATGGGAATGCTGTACAGAAAACTCGGTCAAAAACAAGGATGATCTGCTGCTGGAGCTGGAACAGGTGCGTGTTCAGGGCTATGCCGTTGATGACGAAGAATACGATCTGGATGTCAAATGTGTTGGTGCCCCGATTCGTGATTACACCAAGCGGGTGGTGGCAGGAATCAGTGTTTCCGGTCCTTCCTTTCGTTTGACTGAGGAGCGGATTATCAACGATATTGCCCCGGCGGTAAAAAAATCAGCGGCCGATATCTCCCGGCGGCTGGGTTATGAAGTTGCTTTAAGTGTTTCCGGAGAACAATAG
- the pdxA gene encoding 4-hydroxythreonine-4-phosphate dehydrogenase PdxA: MERMITPDVLAVTMGDPAGIGPEIVVKSWLALAPAERRRLLLIGDQARLNKTAQNLGCHEQISFVQAGREHAPLSRRSPAIMVPVLNPLEGLLPDLPLGVNHGVYGMAAFSYVKKAVELAMAGRTAGLVTAPLAKRSLHVAGLSYAGHTEILKKLSGSPEVAMMFWGSRLKVVLVTTHLPLSQVAAQLHGDLLRRKIVLFHDFWQRVGAGRGKPIAVAALNPHAGEGGAFGDEEEQVIAPVIRFLSRQGLAIEGPVPADVLFHRAVAGEYDAVVALYHDQGLIPFKLLHFADGVQLTLGLPFIRTSVDHGTAFDIAGKNLADCSSMLASIRLAFDLQSFQEKKNKMGRKQQI, encoded by the coding sequence ATGGAGAGAATGATTACCCCTGATGTCCTGGCGGTGACCATGGGAGATCCGGCCGGTATCGGCCCGGAGATTGTGGTGAAATCTTGGTTGGCACTGGCTCCTGCCGAGCGCCGTCGGTTGCTGCTGATTGGTGATCAGGCGCGGCTCAACAAAACAGCGCAAAACCTTGGCTGTCACGAACAGATCAGTTTTGTGCAGGCTGGCCGGGAGCATGCACCGCTGTCCCGGCGCTCGCCGGCGATCATGGTGCCGGTGCTGAATCCGCTTGAAGGGCTGCTGCCGGACCTTCCGCTTGGGGTGAACCATGGCGTCTACGGCATGGCCGCTTTCAGCTACGTCAAAAAGGCTGTTGAACTGGCCATGGCCGGTCGGACTGCTGGTCTGGTCACTGCCCCGCTGGCCAAACGGTCGCTCCATGTGGCCGGCCTGTCTTATGCGGGACACACTGAAATACTCAAAAAACTGTCCGGCAGTCCCGAAGTGGCGATGATGTTTTGGGGGTCTCGTTTGAAAGTTGTTCTGGTGACCACCCATCTGCCTCTATCCCAGGTTGCCGCCCAGCTGCATGGTGACCTCCTGCGGCGCAAAATTGTCCTGTTCCATGATTTCTGGCAGCGGGTCGGTGCCGGCAGGGGAAAACCCATAGCGGTGGCCGCATTAAACCCCCATGCCGGTGAGGGTGGGGCGTTTGGCGATGAAGAGGAGCAGGTCATCGCGCCGGTAATCCGTTTTCTGTCCCGACAGGGGCTGGCAATTGAAGGCCCGGTGCCAGCGGATGTCCTGTTTCACCGGGCGGTGGCAGGTGAGTATGATGCGGTGGTTGCCTTGTATCATGATCAGGGTCTGATTCCTTTCAAGCTGCTCCATTTTGCCGATGGGGTTCAGCTTACCCTTGGCCTTCCTTTCATCAGGACTTCCGTAGATCATGGGACAGCGTTTGATATTGCCGGTAAAAATCTTGCCGACTGTTCAAGCATGCTGGCATCCATCCGTTTAGCGTTTGATTTGCAGTCTTTCCAGGAGAAGAAAAATAAAATGGGTCGTAAGCAACAAATATGA
- a CDS encoding UbiA family prenyltransferase, with product MKKHQLKRYSQHLRQRLQVFLELVKFSHTIFALPFALMGALLAAGGLPAGGQLCWIIIAMVGARTGAMGTNRLLDYRIDALNPRTKNRPLPAGQVGLCQVLLLIIGSYGIFVLAASQLNHLCFMLSPYVIIILSAYSLAKRYTVYTHYILGFSLGISPIGAWIAVTGSLALPPIFLGLAVLCWVTGFDLLYALQDITFDQKTGLFSLPAKIGVDATLLLAKRLHLIMLALLLLVFLASPHVGWLYLVGLLLVAGLLHHEHQLLSPTDLSRIDAAFFTVNGYISISLFVVTAIDVLFLH from the coding sequence ATGAAAAAACATCAACTGAAGAGATACAGTCAACACCTCCGTCAACGACTACAAGTTTTTCTTGAGTTGGTCAAGTTTTCCCACACAATCTTTGCTCTGCCATTCGCCCTGATGGGGGCACTGCTGGCCGCCGGCGGCCTGCCGGCGGGCGGGCAGCTTTGCTGGATCATCATCGCCATGGTCGGCGCCCGCACCGGGGCCATGGGAACGAACCGCCTGCTGGACTACCGGATTGACGCACTGAACCCACGCACTAAAAACCGGCCGCTGCCTGCCGGTCAGGTAGGATTATGTCAGGTTCTGCTGCTGATCATCGGCAGCTACGGCATTTTTGTTCTGGCCGCCAGCCAGCTCAACCATCTCTGTTTCATGCTCAGCCCCTATGTCATCATCATCCTCTCCGCCTACTCGCTGGCCAAGCGATACACCGTTTATACCCACTACATTCTCGGCTTCAGCCTCGGCATTTCACCCATTGGAGCCTGGATCGCGGTCACCGGCAGCCTGGCGCTTCCGCCGATCTTCCTCGGATTGGCAGTTCTCTGCTGGGTCACCGGGTTTGACCTGCTCTACGCACTCCAGGATATCACCTTTGACCAGAAAACCGGGCTTTTCTCCCTGCCGGCCAAGATCGGCGTAGACGCGACCCTGTTGCTGGCCAAACGGCTTCACCTGATCATGCTGGCACTGCTATTGCTGGTCTTTTTGGCATCACCCCATGTGGGCTGGCTCTATCTCGTCGGGCTGCTGCTTGTCGCCGGCCTCCTCCACCATGAACATCAGCTGCTTTCACCTACGGATCTCTCACGGATAGATGCTGCTTTTTTTACCGTCAACGGCTACATCAGCATTTCCCTTTTCGTCGTTACTGCCATTGACGTCCTGTTCCTCCATTAG